One stretch of Anabrus simplex isolate iqAnaSimp1 chromosome 3, ASM4041472v1, whole genome shotgun sequence DNA includes these proteins:
- the LOC136866746 gene encoding hexamerin-like produces the protein MDYLRKQKYILQLFVRVHQPNMYTELKTIGDNYDVEANLNKYQDPRVVKDFLACYKKGLLPRGEIFSVLCHPHMEQAIKMFDLFYSARDWDTLLKTACWARDRVNEGQFVYALTVALLHRQDTQNVVLPPIYEIYPHFFVDAETIQKAYEARMEGMIPKPISETKTVVIPTQRNTTWHTVNPEQKLTYFSEDVGLNTYYTYFHLMYPFWFTAKNYGLNLDRYGELFYYTQQQLLARYNLERLSVGLPEVDILLFDKPITLGGYIDFQTGYSSTLRYQNGLEVPIRPDNVVFQDESYVMIQQIEDIERRLREAIDFGYVTSRDGSKVSIYEFRGIDILGSLIESFGQSVNFQYYGNLYHMLKALVSRVVDPVHKHNVAPGTLENFMTVVRDPVYFQVCKCIDVIFQKYKKFLGRYTRDELSFPGVKIESVDFDKLVTYFDNFDIDLMNAINVNNIEEAQRLRIYARQQRLTYKPFTYKVVVNSDKETNVMVRVFLGPKYDITGQEIDLDTRRRYMIELDRFPYKIVSGKNEIVRNSHDSTVIAKDHNTYMELMTKVEFGLRGKTVLIDEIVNQCGFPERLLLPRGNKNGLPLTFFVMVTPYDGPMTQLPTAYVSCGVGYNNMYPDMKPMADTTCECCLLLKRGNMAFLTFSAYERLLLHA, from the exons ATGGATTATCTTCGGAAACAGAAGTACATCCTCCAGCTCTTTGTTCGTGTGCATCAGCCCAACATGTACACAGAACTGAAGACCATTGGTGACAACTACGACGTCGAAGCTAATCTTAACAAATACCAG GACCCCAGAGTCGTGAAGGACTTTTTAGCCTGCTACAAGAAGGGTCTTTTGCCTCGTGGTGAGATCTTCTCTGTGTTGTGCCACCCACACATGGAACAGGCCATCAAGATGTTCGATCTGTTTTACTCTGCCAGGGATTGGGATACGCTCTTGAAG ACTGCTTGCTGGGCTCGTGACCGTGTGAATGAGGGCCAGTTCGTGTACGCTCTGACTGTAGCTCTACTCCACCGTCAGGACACTCAGAATGTTGTACTGCCACCCATCTATGAGATCTATCCTCATTTCTTCGTAGATGCCGAGACCATCCAAAAGGCTTATGAAGCCCGCATGGAAGGTATGATCCCTAAACCAATATCGGAA ACGAAGACGGTGGTGATTCCCACCCAAAGGAACACTACGTGGCACACCGTGAATCCTGAACAGAAGCTCACCTACTTCAGCGAGGATGTTGGTCTCAACACCTACTACACCTATTTCCACCTCATGTACCCCTTCTGGTTCACTGCCAAGAACTACGGACTTAACCTGGACCGTTATGGCGAACTCTTCTACTACACTCAGCAACAACTGTTGGCCCGCTACAACCTGGAACGTCTATCAGTTGGTCTGCCCGAAGTTGACATTCTTCTCTTCGACAAACCTATCACT TTAGGTGGATATATTGATTTTCAGACTGGATACTCTTCCACCCTGCGCTACCAGAACGGTCTGGAAGTTCCTATTCGCCCAGATAATGTCGTGTTCCAGGATGAGTCCTACGTTATGATTCAGCAGATCGAAGATATCGAGAGAAGGCTCCGTGAGGCTATCGATTTTGGATACGTGACTTCT AGGGATGGCAGTAAGGTGTCCATTTACGAATTCAGAGGCATTGATATCCTGGGAAGCCTTATCGAATCTTTTGGACAGTCCGTCAACTTCCAGTACTACGGCAACCTCTACCATATGCTGAAGGCTCTTGTCTCTCGTGTCGTTGATCCCGTTCACAAGCACAAT GTTGCTCCTGGAACCCTAGAGAACTTTATGACTGTGGTCAGGGATCCTGTTTACTTCCAAGTTTGCAAGTGCATTGATGTTATCTTCCAGAAATACAAGAAGTTCCTGGGCCGCTACACCCGGGATGAG CTTTCCTTCCCTGGCGTTAAGATCGAGAGCGTTGATTTCGACAAGCTTGTGACTTATTTCGATAACTTCGACATCGATCTAATGAACGCCATCAACGTGAACAACATTGAGGAAGCTCAGAGACTCAGGATCTATGCCCGTCAGCAGCGCCTGACCTACAAGCCCTTCACCTACAAGGTTGTTGTCAACTCTGACAAGGAAACCAACGTGATGGTCCGGGTGTTCCTTGGACCCAAGTACGACATCACTGGTCAGGAAATCGATCTCGACACTAGGAGGAGATATATGATTGAGCTCGACAGATTCCCATACAAGA TTGTCTCTGGCAAGAACGAAATCGTACGTAACTCCCATGACTCCACGGTGATCGCCAAGGACCACAACACATACATGGAGCTGATGACCAAGGTTGAATTTGGTCTCCGGGGCAAGACTGTGCTCATTGATGAG ATTGTGAACCAGTGTGGATTCCCTGAGCGCCTACTGCTTCCCAGGGGTAACAAGAACGGTCTGCCCTTGACCTTCTTTGTCATGGTGACTCCTTACGATGGTCCCATGACTCAACTGCCCACCGCCTACGTGAGCTGCGGTGTTGGCTACAATAACATGTACCCAGACATGAAACCCATG